One Belonocnema kinseyi isolate 2016_QV_RU_SX_M_011 chromosome 6, B_treatae_v1, whole genome shotgun sequence genomic region harbors:
- the LOC117175260 gene encoding uncharacterized protein LOC117175260 has product MKLFILASLAISVGFSESSDSNANADQTPPHHIVVRLSKQFHIEAVDWKPCKVTDYNAWTNNVVNALNAIADANSNSKHKKLSVSEFKQLVVHVIKAAVPCAKAKYVREKTDNYMANREAPHH; this is encoded by the exons ATGAAACTCTTCATCCTTGCTTCATTGGCAATTTCTGTCG gatTCTCAGAAAGCTCTGATTCAAATGCTAATGCTGATCAAACCCCGCCACACCACATCGTAGTAAGGTTGTCAAAACAATTTCATATAGAGGCTGTGGACTGGAAACCATGTAAAGTTACTGACTACAATGCTTGGACGAACAACGTAGTGAATGCACTTAACGCTATTGCAGATGCAAACTCAAATTCTAAGCATAAAAAACTATCAGTTAGTGAGTTCAAACAGTTAGTAGTCCATGTCATCAAAGCAGCAGTACCATGCGCGAAGGCAAAGTATGTGAGGGAAAAAACGGACAATTATATGGCTAa CCGTGAAGCTCCTCATCACTGA